Proteins encoded together in one Polaribacter reichenbachii window:
- a CDS encoding NADPH-dependent 2,4-dienoyl-CoA reductase gives MKYKHIFEPLDLGFTTLKNRILMGSMHTGLEEEKNGLDRIAAYYAERAKGGVGLIVTGGISPNIQGWTGPFAARMSTEKHAIHHQKITEAVHKEGGKICMQILHSGRYGYHPFNVAPSKIKSPITPFKPFKLTKSGIKRTIRDFVNCAELSRMAGYDGIEIMGSEGYLINQFIAKRTNKRTDNWGGDYENRMRLPIEIVKQIRESVGENFIIIYRLSMLDLVENGSSWEEIVQLGKAIEKAGATIINTGIGWHESRIPTIATSVPRAAFTWVTKKMKEEISIPLITSNRINMPETADKVLAEGHADMISMARPFLADSEWVNKAKADKSDEINTCIGCNQACLDHVFQQKVASCLVNPRACHETELVYHPTKNKKKIAVIGAGPAGLAAATISAKRGHAVTLFDAASEIGGQFNMAKQIPGKEEFYETIRYFKKQIELYNVDLKLNTRISEKDLVNADFDEIILATGIKPRALKIEGIDHPKVLSYIDVLKHKKTVGKKVAVIGAGGIGFDVSEYLSHEGESTALNIDAWLKEWGIDKSLKARSGIEGIKPEYEESPREIFMFKRSKGKFGGNLGKTTGWIHRSTLKKKKVQFIGEVTYNKIDDEGLHYTKNNEQVILDVDHVIICAGQTPFKELYQPLLDLGKSVHVIGGADFASELDAKRAINQGARLAVKL, from the coding sequence ATGAAATACAAGCACATTTTTGAACCATTAGATTTAGGGTTTACAACTTTAAAAAATAGAATTTTAATGGGGTCTATGCATACTGGTTTAGAAGAAGAAAAAAACGGATTGGATAGAATAGCGGCATATTATGCAGAACGCGCTAAAGGTGGAGTAGGCTTAATAGTTACAGGAGGTATTTCCCCAAATATACAAGGTTGGACAGGGCCTTTTGCAGCAAGAATGTCTACAGAAAAACACGCTATTCATCATCAAAAAATTACAGAAGCTGTACATAAAGAAGGAGGTAAAATTTGTATGCAGATTTTGCATTCGGGTAGATATGGTTATCATCCTTTTAATGTGGCTCCATCAAAAATAAAATCGCCAATAACGCCTTTTAAACCTTTTAAATTAACAAAATCAGGAATTAAAAGAACCATTAGAGACTTTGTAAATTGTGCAGAATTATCGAGAATGGCAGGTTATGATGGTATAGAAATTATGGGTTCTGAAGGCTACTTAATTAATCAATTTATTGCAAAAAGAACCAATAAAAGAACCGATAATTGGGGTGGAGATTATGAAAATAGAATGCGTTTGCCTATCGAAATTGTAAAGCAAATTAGAGAATCTGTGGGTGAGAATTTTATCATAATTTACAGACTATCAATGTTAGATTTGGTAGAAAATGGAAGTTCTTGGGAAGAAATTGTACAATTAGGTAAAGCAATAGAAAAAGCTGGAGCAACAATTATTAACACAGGTATTGGTTGGCACGAATCTAGAATACCAACTATTGCAACTTCAGTGCCTAGAGCCGCTTTTACTTGGGTTACCAAAAAAATGAAAGAAGAAATCTCAATTCCTTTAATAACTTCTAACAGAATTAATATGCCAGAAACTGCAGATAAAGTTTTGGCAGAAGGTCATGCAGATATGATTTCTATGGCTCGCCCTTTTTTAGCAGATTCTGAATGGGTTAATAAAGCGAAAGCAGATAAAAGTGATGAAATAAATACTTGTATTGGTTGTAATCAGGCGTGTTTAGATCACGTTTTTCAACAAAAAGTTGCGAGTTGTTTGGTAAACCCTAGAGCTTGTCATGAAACGGAATTGGTTTATCATCCAACTAAAAACAAAAAGAAAATTGCAGTAATTGGTGCAGGGCCAGCAGGCTTGGCAGCTGCTACAATATCAGCAAAAAGAGGTCATGCTGTTACGTTATTTGATGCTGCTTCAGAAATTGGTGGTCAGTTTAATATGGCAAAGCAAATACCTGGTAAAGAAGAGTTTTATGAAACCATTCGTTATTTTAAAAAACAAATTGAATTGTATAATGTCGATTTAAAACTGAATACTAGAATATCAGAAAAAGATTTAGTAAATGCGGATTTTGATGAGATTATTTTGGCAACAGGAATTAAACCAAGGGCATTAAAAATTGAAGGAATTGATCACCCTAAAGTATTGAGTTATATCGATGTTTTAAAACATAAAAAAACAGTAGGTAAAAAAGTGGCAGTTATTGGTGCAGGTGGTATTGGTTTTGATGTTTCTGAATATTTATCGCATGAAGGCGAATCTACAGCGTTAAATATTGATGCTTGGTTAAAAGAATGGGGAATTGATAAATCTTTGAAAGCTAGAAGTGGCATAGAAGGCATAAAACCTGAGTATGAAGAATCACCAAGAGAAATATTTATGTTTAAAAGAAGCAAAGGTAAATTTGGTGGTAACTTAGGCAAAACTACAGGATGGATTCATAGATCTACTTTAAAAAAGAAAAAAGTTCAGTTTATTGGTGAAGTTACTTACAATAAAATTGATGATGAAGGCTTACATTATACCAAGAATAATGAACAAGTAATTTTAGATGTAGATCATGTAATTATTTGTGCAGGTCAAACACCATTTAAAGAATTATATCAACCTTTATTAGATTTAGGTAAAAGTGTACATGTAATTGGTGGTGCAGATTTTGCAAGCGAATTAGATGCAAAACGCGCTATAAACCAAGGCGCAAGATTGGCTGTAAAATTATAA
- a CDS encoding pirin family protein has product MKKTIHKSDTRGFANHGWLKSHHTFSFANYQNSERMNFGMLRVLNDDVVQPKMGFGTHPHKNMEIISIPISGALSHKDSMNNQRSIEVGEVQVMSAGTGLTHSEFNDSKTDEVNFLQLWIIPEQQEVEPYYNQKHFDITERNNRFQILVSPKDKQIKGSLPINQQAYLYLIDMDENYYTEYDPKNGVYFFLIDGEVEIAGEKLQSRDAIGIENTDKVKIKALKASKLLVIDVPMN; this is encoded by the coding sequence ATGAAAAAAACAATTCACAAATCAGATACAAGAGGTTTTGCCAATCATGGTTGGTTAAAATCGCATCATACTTTTAGTTTTGCCAATTACCAAAACTCAGAAAGAATGAATTTTGGAATGTTACGAGTATTAAATGATGATGTGGTACAACCAAAAATGGGTTTTGGTACACATCCTCATAAAAATATGGAAATTATTTCTATACCAATTTCTGGAGCACTTTCTCATAAAGATAGTATGAACAATCAACGTTCTATAGAAGTTGGTGAAGTACAAGTTATGAGTGCAGGTACAGGTTTAACACATTCAGAATTTAATGATAGTAAAACTGATGAGGTTAATTTTTTACAACTTTGGATAATTCCAGAACAACAAGAAGTTGAACCTTATTACAATCAAAAACATTTTGATATTACAGAACGTAATAATAGATTTCAGATTTTAGTTTCTCCAAAAGACAAGCAAATTAAAGGTTCTTTGCCTATAAATCAGCAAGCTTATTTATACCTAATAGACATGGATGAGAATTATTATACTGAATATGATCCAAAAAACGGAGTTTATTTTTTCTTAATTGATGGTGAAGTTGAAATTGCTGGTGAAAAGCTACAAAGTAGAGATGCAATTGGTATTGAAAATACTGATAAAGTAAAAATTAAAGCATTAAAAGCCAGTAAATTATTGGTAATTGATGTGCCAATGAATTAG
- a CDS encoding pirin family protein has translation MKTYKTIQKIVASSLVNMGAIKLRQPLPTQGLENVDPFLLLHHYGPYAISEFNNPFDLGPHPHRGFEPITLLFKGEQLHKDSLGNEMVVKAGGVQWTTAGRGIIHAEAPTKEFVKKGGDLEGIQLWLNLPAKHKMMTPHYQHLEENQIPKLFTQDKKVQLNIVAGHQKEQTGFIKTQTAVNVFTANADANGTMDIDIPENHQSLIYLLDGEILVNNSQILKKGENQMIVFHQDGNTIQFKAHQKSTLLILSGEPINEKITQYGPYVMNTQTEILEAMRDYQQGKMGYLY, from the coding sequence ATGAAAACTTATAAAACCATACAAAAAATAGTTGCAAGTTCTCTTGTAAATATGGGAGCTATAAAATTGCGTCAACCATTACCAACACAAGGTTTAGAGAATGTAGATCCGTTTTTGTTGTTACATCATTATGGTCCTTATGCAATTTCAGAATTCAATAATCCTTTCGATTTAGGGCCACATCCTCATAGAGGTTTCGAGCCAATTACTTTATTGTTTAAAGGCGAGCAATTGCACAAAGATTCTTTAGGAAATGAAATGGTTGTGAAAGCTGGTGGTGTTCAATGGACAACTGCAGGTAGAGGAATTATCCACGCAGAAGCTCCAACCAAAGAATTTGTGAAAAAAGGTGGCGATTTAGAAGGAATTCAGTTGTGGTTAAATTTGCCAGCAAAGCACAAAATGATGACACCTCATTACCAACATTTAGAAGAAAATCAAATTCCGAAGTTGTTTACACAAGATAAAAAAGTGCAATTAAATATTGTTGCAGGTCATCAAAAAGAACAAACTGGTTTTATAAAAACGCAAACCGCAGTCAATGTTTTTACAGCAAATGCAGATGCAAACGGAACAATGGATATTGATATTCCAGAAAATCATCAATCTTTAATTTATTTGTTAGATGGTGAGATTTTGGTCAATAATTCTCAGATTTTAAAAAAAGGAGAAAATCAGATGATTGTGTTTCATCAAGATGGAAATACAATTCAGTTTAAAGCGCATCAAAAAAGTACATTATTAATTCTTTCAGGTGAGCCTATCAATGAAAAGATTACACAATATGGACCTTATGTAATGAATACTCAAACCGAAATTTTAGAAGCGATGCGTGATTATCAGCAAGGAAAAATGGGGTATTTATATTAA
- a CDS encoding MarR family winged helix-turn-helix transcriptional regulator, with protein MGDISKDINSNFKSEKLKAFINIKYTSNWLSSQENEFFKPYGISPQQYNILRILRGAKDKIKVQIVKDRMIERAPNATRLMDKLCDKNLIERERCEHDRRVVFVKITTQGLELLSTIDVNGNLSFLDNLSDEEAITLSNLLDKLR; from the coding sequence ATGGGAGACATTTCAAAAGACATCAACAGTAATTTTAAGAGCGAGAAATTAAAGGCTTTTATCAATATAAAATACACATCTAATTGGTTAAGCAGTCAAGAGAATGAGTTTTTTAAACCTTATGGAATTTCGCCTCAACAATACAATATTTTACGAATTTTAAGAGGTGCAAAAGATAAAATTAAGGTGCAAATTGTAAAAGATAGAATGATAGAAAGAGCACCAAATGCAACTCGTTTAATGGATAAATTATGCGATAAAAATCTTATTGAAAGAGAACGTTGTGAACACGATAGAAGAGTAGTTTTTGTAAAAATAACCACTCAAGGTTTAGAATTATTATCTACTATAGATGTAAATGGTAATCTTTCTTTTTTAGATAATTTATCAGATGAAGAAGCAATAACTTTAAGCAATCTATTAGATAAATTAAGATAG
- a CDS encoding glutaredoxin family protein has translation MKIVLYGKAGHAYTVAFKNFLNSTDVPYTYKDISKDVEAREHSKELYNGVAKYPTLFVDDKVFLTPTTEEFNKIMQDLKLRA, from the coding sequence ATGAAGATAGTTTTATACGGAAAAGCAGGACACGCGTATACTGTTGCTTTTAAAAATTTCTTAAATTCAACAGATGTTCCTTACACTTATAAAGATATTTCTAAAGATGTTGAAGCTAGAGAACACAGCAAAGAATTATACAATGGAGTTGCAAAATATCCAACGTTGTTTGTAGATGATAAAGTGTTTTTAACACCAACAACAGAAGAGTTTAATAAAATAATGCAAGATTTAAAGTTGAGAGCGTAA
- a CDS encoding NADPH-dependent FMN reductase, which produces MKKILAFAGSTSSTSINKQLATFAAENLENTSFDIVDLRDFNFPVYSTDEEQNGFPEDAKKFNELLNNYDGFILSLAEHNGSYSAAFKNIFDWSSRLEVNVFREKPLLLMATSPGGMGGRFVLAAAEQRFPRQGAKTITTFSLPSFYDNFKEGKLINEELLAALKSKVVEFENNVNQ; this is translated from the coding sequence ATGAAAAAAATATTAGCATTTGCAGGTAGTACAAGTTCTACTTCAATCAATAAACAATTAGCAACTTTTGCAGCAGAAAATTTAGAAAATACTTCTTTTGATATTGTAGATTTAAGAGATTTTAATTTCCCTGTTTATAGCACAGATGAAGAACAAAATGGTTTCCCAGAAGATGCAAAAAAGTTCAACGAATTATTAAATAATTACGATGGCTTTATTCTTTCTTTAGCAGAACACAATGGTTCCTATTCAGCTGCCTTTAAAAATATTTTTGATTGGAGCTCAAGATTAGAAGTAAATGTTTTTAGAGAAAAACCATTATTATTAATGGCAACTTCTCCTGGAGGAATGGGAGGTAGGTTTGTGTTAGCAGCAGCAGAGCAAAGGTTTCCAAGACAAGGCGCAAAAACAATTACCACTTTTTCTTTACCAAGCTTTTACGATAATTTTAAAGAAGGTAAATTAATTAACGAAGAACTTTTAGCAGCTTTAAAATCAAAAGTGGTGGAGTTTGAAAATAATGTAAATCAATAA
- a CDS encoding OsmC family protein, whose amino-acid sequence MEKSSEVVLTNKNYLAEAKTRNHFLTIDEPVVSGGDNNGPTPVEYLLSAVGGCVSITLRMYVERKGWDVGKIKVIVSQKEAQTATGIKKWLEEDISFEKEVTEEQRKRLLTIAGKCPVAKMIKGETLIETSIQ is encoded by the coding sequence ATGGAAAAATCATCAGAAGTAGTTTTAACAAATAAAAATTATTTAGCAGAAGCAAAAACCAGAAATCATTTTTTAACTATTGATGAACCTGTTGTTTCTGGTGGAGATAATAATGGGCCAACACCTGTAGAATATTTACTGTCAGCTGTTGGAGGTTGTGTTTCAATTACTTTAAGAATGTACGTAGAAAGAAAAGGTTGGGATGTTGGAAAAATAAAAGTAATTGTTTCTCAAAAAGAAGCACAAACCGCTACTGGAATTAAAAAGTGGTTAGAAGAAGATATTTCTTTCGAAAAAGAAGTAACAGAAGAACAAAGAAAAAGATTATTAACGATTGCAGGTAAATGTCCTGTGGCCAAAATGATAAAAGGTGAAACTTTGATAGAAACTAGTATTCAGTAA
- a CDS encoding DoxX family protein, with protein sequence MKATKIIYYVSTGLLTVLMLFSVGMYFFNYDEVSVMFQGFGYPTYIIYPYAVAKLLGLVAIWFVSNKSLKDWAYSAFFFAFILAFFAHVMINDGEQTGALIAMILLITSYFTYKKLQA encoded by the coding sequence ATGAAAGCAACTAAAATTATTTATTATGTTTCTACAGGTTTACTAACTGTGCTAATGCTTTTTTCAGTGGGTATGTATTTTTTTAATTATGATGAAGTATCAGTAATGTTTCAAGGATTTGGGTATCCAACATATATTATTTATCCATATGCAGTAGCAAAGTTATTAGGTTTAGTAGCTATATGGTTTGTGAGTAATAAATCTCTAAAAGATTGGGCCTACTCAGCCTTCTTTTTTGCTTTTATTTTAGCATTTTTTGCACACGTTATGATTAATGATGGAGAACAAACAGGTGCATTAATTGCAATGATTTTATTAATAACATCATATTTTACGTATAAAAAATTACAAGCTTAA
- a CDS encoding PAS domain-containing protein, with amino-acid sequence MKNNISKMSSLDIYLSNLSDKEYEEIKHKFSTQKLKVMPLISWDLFTLDYQKRIDEAKKKTELQQVLSFAKQFNWQNNLKQAFSENEYEALIITDKNQNIIWVNEGFTFMTGYSKSFAINKNPRFLQGNNTSLETKKRVKKKIALNKPFKDFIINQRKDKSNYKCEIKIIPLYNEHTTHYIAFEKQVV; translated from the coding sequence ATGAAGAATAATATTTCTAAAATGAGTTCATTAGATATTTACCTATCCAATTTAAGTGATAAGGAATATGAAGAAATCAAACATAAGTTTTCAACTCAAAAATTAAAGGTAATGCCTTTAATATCTTGGGATTTATTTACTCTAGATTATCAAAAAAGAATAGATGAAGCCAAAAAGAAAACTGAGCTACAACAAGTACTTTCCTTTGCTAAACAATTTAATTGGCAAAACAACCTAAAACAAGCTTTTTCAGAAAACGAATACGAAGCCTTAATTATTACCGATAAAAACCAAAATATTATTTGGGTAAACGAAGGTTTTACTTTTATGACAGGCTACTCAAAATCATTTGCAATTAACAAAAATCCAAGATTTTTACAAGGAAATAATACTTCTTTAGAAACAAAAAAAAGGGTTAAGAAAAAGATTGCACTCAACAAACCTTTTAAAGATTTTATAATAAACCAACGAAAAGATAAATCTAATTATAAATGTGAAATAAAGATTATCCCTCTTTACAATGAACATACAACCCATTATATTGCCTTTGAGAAACAAGTTGTGTAA
- a CDS encoding DUF6638 family protein, which yields MDKLIKANLYRNELIPISGKLVERYNKCLVKLGFTKTKLTSFSIDGIGWSPEIAEEKDEVFYLNNGEANPHAIIITPLQKGLPIYNPFHSFDVELMKLVFRKHAKKIQNITRDSALCIDFDQNIDVFYEPLDVLKYQDVEIKFHLIDNLHKAKEEQLKLIETFHKDNNFVDENLHQKLLKSAKKYGDLRERDINLESIIYTSDSFYTKAFGGIYLLRNFITPILVFENKEAYKEAINDTTYDVLMFHISQPELVTQLRDHVIIECDLAKEVTSKRYDRIKKFIFGEALKETQHPVNDILKDKMLFKSYLNKVDIKTRKKIMSVERYLEKKQMNPDIKIKDIVDEEFYFSLHKPHSSLRPNHQDLIWKLLINIAPKDVLFWYWYDKEDFYKNFKTWQESKKDWVVETIISGF from the coding sequence ATGGATAAATTAATCAAAGCCAATTTATACAGAAACGAACTAATTCCCATTAGCGGAAAATTAGTAGAACGTTATAATAAATGTTTGGTAAAATTAGGTTTTACAAAAACCAAATTAACTTCATTTTCTATAGACGGAATTGGTTGGAGCCCAGAAATTGCAGAAGAAAAAGACGAGGTGTTTTATTTAAATAACGGAGAAGCAAATCCGCACGCAATTATAATTACACCATTGCAAAAAGGATTACCAATTTACAATCCTTTTCATTCTTTTGATGTAGAATTAATGAAATTGGTGTTTAGAAAACACGCTAAAAAAATTCAGAATATAACTAGAGATTCTGCACTTTGTATTGATTTTGATCAAAATATTGATGTTTTTTATGAGCCTTTAGATGTTTTAAAATATCAAGACGTAGAAATTAAATTTCATTTAATTGATAATTTACATAAAGCAAAAGAAGAACAGTTAAAACTGATAGAAACCTTTCATAAAGACAATAATTTTGTTGATGAAAACCTGCATCAAAAACTTTTAAAATCAGCAAAAAAATATGGCGATTTAAGAGAAAGAGACATTAATTTAGAATCTATTATTTATACATCAGATTCTTTTTATACCAAGGCATTTGGAGGTATTTATTTGTTGAGAAATTTTATTACTCCAATTTTAGTTTTCGAAAACAAAGAAGCATATAAAGAAGCTATTAACGATACTACTTATGATGTTTTAATGTTTCATATATCTCAACCAGAATTGGTTACTCAATTAAGAGATCATGTAATTATTGAATGCGATTTAGCAAAAGAAGTTACATCAAAAAGATATGATAGAATTAAGAAATTTATTTTCGGAGAAGCATTAAAAGAAACACAACATCCTGTAAATGATATTTTAAAAGACAAAATGTTATTTAAAAGTTATTTGAATAAAGTGGATATAAAAACACGAAAAAAGATTATGAGTGTAGAGCGATATTTGGAGAAAAAACAGATGAATCCAGATATTAAAATTAAGGATATTGTAGATGAAGAATTTTATTTTTCGTTACATAAACCACATTCATCATTAAGACCAAATCATCAAGATTTAATTTGGAAATTGCTGATTAATATAGCTCCAAAAGATGTGTTGTTTTGGTATTGGTATGACAAAGAAGATTTTTATAAGAATTTTAAAACTTGGCAAGAATCTAAAAAAGATTGGGTAGTGGAAACGATTATAAGTGGGTTTTAG
- a CDS encoding NUDIX domain-containing protein: METKKKINNVSSTVKSSGWGKLEDINFDYTFESGTSKNLTFEIYGKSDGIGILLYNPKKNTVILSKQFRVPVYVHGISDGFSIEVVGGAIDENESPESAAIRETEEEVGYKIDNVKRISTVFLSPGIVNEKVHLFIGEYADENKTENGGGVIAEDEEIEVLETEFSDALKMIETEEIIDARTIMLLQYLQINKLLKY; the protein is encoded by the coding sequence ATGGAAACTAAAAAGAAAATAAATAATGTCTCATCAACCGTAAAATCTAGTGGTTGGGGAAAATTAGAAGACATTAATTTCGATTATACATTTGAAAGTGGTACATCAAAAAATCTAACTTTCGAGATTTATGGTAAAAGTGATGGAATTGGGATTTTGTTATACAATCCTAAAAAAAACACAGTAATTTTATCAAAACAATTTCGAGTTCCTGTGTATGTTCACGGAATTTCTGACGGATTTTCTATTGAAGTTGTTGGTGGTGCTATTGATGAAAATGAATCTCCAGAAAGTGCTGCAATTCGAGAAACTGAAGAAGAAGTTGGTTATAAAATAGATAACGTTAAAAGAATAAGTACGGTTTTTTTATCACCAGGAATTGTAAACGAAAAAGTACATCTCTTTATTGGTGAATATGCTGATGAAAACAAAACAGAAAATGGTGGAGGAGTTATCGCAGAAGATGAAGAAATAGAAGTGTTAGAAACAGAATTTTCAGACGCTTTAAAAATGATTGAAACCGAGGAAATTATTGATGCAAGAACAATTATGTTGTTGCAATATTTACAGATTAATAAGTTATTAAAGTATTAA
- a CDS encoding YwqG family protein — protein MIPKFLKKYEEALKKYEREFVKINAKPIKCELLKDSLSIRESKFLGKPFLPLDKEYPKDKKGNPMIMIAQLNFEEIPNLENFPKEGLLQLFLSPFDWYEEGFKIFFHSKKDLEKEHLTDFSFLNESYYEESPVFKIHKLTFEKSIDKGNSEDLQFDFSFDGLPYWEFEDTLAEVERNDLFDFFTCESHKIGGYADFTQSDPRDCEGNNVDDIQLLQIDSEDDIMFGDSGLGHIFINKKSLLEKDFSKAYFYWDCC, from the coding sequence ATGATTCCAAAATTTCTTAAGAAATACGAAGAAGCACTTAAAAAGTATGAAAGAGAGTTTGTTAAAATTAATGCCAAACCCATTAAATGTGAGCTTCTAAAAGATAGTTTAAGTATAAGAGAAAGTAAGTTTCTAGGTAAACCTTTTTTACCTTTAGATAAAGAATATCCAAAAGACAAAAAGGGTAACCCAATGATTATGATTGCTCAATTAAATTTTGAAGAAATTCCAAATTTAGAGAATTTTCCTAAAGAGGGGCTTTTACAACTTTTTTTATCACCTTTTGATTGGTATGAAGAAGGTTTTAAAATATTTTTTCATTCAAAAAAAGATTTAGAAAAAGAACATTTAACAGATTTTTCTTTTTTAAATGAATCTTATTATGAAGAATCTCCTGTTTTTAAAATTCACAAATTAACTTTTGAAAAATCAATTGATAAGGGTAATTCCGAAGATTTACAATTTGATTTTTCATTTGATGGACTTCCTTATTGGGAGTTTGAGGATACATTAGCAGAAGTTGAAAGAAATGATTTGTTCGATTTTTTTACTTGTGAAAGCCATAAAATTGGAGGTTATGCAGATTTTACTCAATCAGATCCTAGAGATTGTGAAGGAAATAATGTTGACGATATTCAATTATTGCAAATTGATTCTGAAGATGATATTATGTTTGGAGATAGTGGTTTAGGTCATATTTTTATTAATAAGAAAAGTTTATTAGAAAAAGATTTTTCTAAAGCTTATTTTTATTGGGATTGTTGTTAA